One segment of Chelmon rostratus isolate fCheRos1 chromosome 17, fCheRos1.pri, whole genome shotgun sequence DNA contains the following:
- the cnn1b gene encoding calponin-1: MTTHFRSGPAFGLSAEVKSKLAGKYDPQKEEELRLWIQDVTGKRIGDSFMESLKDGVLLCELINVLQPGSVKKINNSSQNWHQLENIGNFVRAITEYGLKPHDIFEANDLFENVNHTQVQSTLIALAGMAKSKGFHSKYDIGVKYAEKQQRRFAPEKLREGRNIIGLQMGTNKLASQKGMTSYGTRRHLYDSKMAMDNPVDQSTISLQMGTNKGASQAGMTAPGTRRHIFDRKLELENCDTTTISLQMGTNKVASQQGMTTYGLPRQVYDNKYCANPTEAYYNNGSEVEFDGYNQYSD, translated from the exons ATGACAACACATTTCAGGAGCGGCCCAGCCTTCGGACTCTCAGCCGAGGTCAAGAGCAAG CTTGCAGGGAAGTACGACCCCCAGAAGGAAGAGGAGCTGAGGCTGTGGATCCAGGATGTGACCGGCAAGAGGATCGGGGACAGCTTCATGGAGAGCCTGAAGGATGGAGTCTTGTTGTGCGA ACTCATTAATGTTCTCCAGCCAGGTTCTGTGAAAAAGATCAACAACTCCAGTCAAAACTGGCACCAG CTGGAAAACATAGGGAATTTTGTCCGTGCGATCACGGAGTACGGCCTGAAGCCACATGACATCTTTGAGGCCAACGATCTGTTCGAGAATGTCAACCACACTCAGGTCCAGAGCACACTCATCGCTCTGGCTGGAATG GCCAAGTCCAAAGGTTTCCACTCCAAGTACGACATCGGAGTGAAGTACGCTGAGAAACAGCAGCGCCGCTTTGCTCCAGAGAAGCTCAGGGAGGGACGAAACATCATCGGCCTGCag ATGGGCACCAACAAGCTTGCCAGCCAAAAGGGCATGACCTCTTACGGCACACGACGCCATCTGTATGATTCCAAGATGGCCATGGACAACCCAGTGGACCAGTCTACCATCAGCCTACAGATGGGCACCAACAAGGGAGCCAGCCAG GCTGGCATGACAGCTCCAGGAACCAGGAGGCACATCTTTGACaggaagctggagctggagaactGTGACACTACCACCATCTCTCTGCAGATGGGCACCAACAAAGTGGCCTCCCAGCAGGGCATGACCACCTACGGCCTGCCCCGCCAGGTCTACGACAACAAGTACTGCGCCAACCCCACCGAGGCCTACTACAACAACGGGAGTGAGGTGGAGTTTGATGGCTACAACCAATACTCTGACTGA
- the elof1 gene encoding transcription elongation factor 1 homolog has protein sequence MGRRKSKRKPPPKKKMTGNLDTQFTCPFCNHEKSCDVKMERTRNTGIISCSVCLEEFQTPITYLSEPVDVYSDWIDACEAANQ, from the exons ATGGGCCGCAGAAAGTCAAAGAGAAAGCCACCCCCCAAGAAAAAGATGACAGGTAACCTGGACACCCAGTTCACCTGCCCGTTCTGTAACCATGAGAAATCCTGCGATGTCAAAAT GGAGCGAACCCGCAATACAGGAATTATATCATGCAGCGTTTGCTTGGAGGAGTTCCAGACTCCTATAACCT ATCTGTCGGAGCCAGTGGACGTTTACAGTGATTGGATCGACGCCTGTGAAGCAGCCAATCAGTAG
- the LOC121620575 gene encoding transmembrane protein 205-like isoform X2: MVTEGEPMDLVKVLHLLALSFSWGMQVWVSFIAGFALVWQVSLHTFGLVQSKLFPVYFYCLMGSNVVSLAVYAVYHPRELLDWHESVQMGLYFVALIMAGLNAQWFGPAATEVMFQMREVEKEHGLGNQIGLGSQKEAYAKLKEQDPKYRAYKSKFGRYHGLSNLCNLIGFICTTTNLIYTALNLSTI; the protein is encoded by the exons ATGGTAACAGAGGGGGAGCCCATGGACTTGGTGAAAGTGCTGCACCTTCTGGCGCTCTCTTTCTCCTGGGGTATGCAGGTCTGGGTCTCCTTCATAGCAG GTTTTGCATTGGTGTGGCAGGTAAGTCTGCACACCTTTGGCCTGGTGCAGAGCAAACTCTTCCCTGTATACTTCTACTGTCTGATGGGAAGCAATGTTGTCAGCCTGGCTGTGTATGCTGTGTACCACCCCAGAGAGCTGCTGGACTGGCACGAAAGTGTGCAG ATGGGTCTGTACTTTGTGGCACTGATCATGGCGGGTCTGAACGCTCAGTGGTTTGGCCCAGCGGCCACTGAGGTGATGTTCCAGATGAGGGAGGTGGAAAAGGAACATGGCCTGGGGAACCAGATTGGCCTGGGCAGCCAGAAGGAGGCTTATGCTAAGCTCAAAGAGCAGGACCCCAAGTACAGAGCCTACAAGAGCAAGTTTGGCCGCTACCACGGCTTGTCCAACCTCTGCAACCTGATAGGCTTCATCTGCACTACAACTAATTTGATCTACACAGCTCTGAATTTATCCACCATTTAG
- the LOC121620575 gene encoding ras-related protein Rab-3D-like isoform X1 — protein MASNDSRLQQQPSQKDAADQNFDYMFKLLIIGNSSVGKTSFLFRYADDSFTSAFVSTVGIDFKVKTVFRNDKRIKLQIWDTAGQERYRTITTAYYRGAMGFLLMYDITNQDSFNAVQDWATQIKTYSWDNAQVILVGNKCDLEDDRLVPTEDGQRLAEELGFQFFEASAKDNINVKQVFERLVDVICEKMNESMEGDINLISNQGNQGLKDSTSESHGGCAC, from the exons ATGGCATCAAATGACTCGcggctccagcagcagccttcCCAGAAGGATGCGGCCGACCAGAACTTTGACTACATGTTCAAGCTGCTGATCATTGGCAACAGCAGTGTGGGAAAGACCTCATTCCTGTTCCGCTACGCAGACGACTCCTTTACCTCCGCCTTCGTCAGCACCGTGGGCATCGACTTTAAGGTCAAGACTGTCTTCCGCAATGATAAGAGGATCAAGTTGCAGATCTGG gATACAGCAGGACAAGAGCGCTACCGCACCATCACCACAGCCTACTACAGAGGAGCCATGGGCTTCCTGCTCATGTATGACATCACTAACCAGGACTCCTTCAATGCAGTTCAGGACTG GGCAACACAGATTAAGACGTACTCATGGGACAATGCTCAGGTGATCCTGGTGGGTAACAAGTGTGACCTGGAGGACGACCGGCTCGTACCCACAGAGGACGGCCAGCGACTGGCGGAGGAGCTTG GCTTCCAGTTCTTCGAGGCCAGCGCTAAGGACAACATCAATGTGAAGCAGGTGTTTGAGCGCCTAGTGGACGTCATCTGTGAGAAGATGAATGAGAGCATGGAGGGAGACATCAACCTCATATCCAACCAAGGGAACCAGGGCCTTAAAGACTCGACTTCAGAGAGTCACGGGGGCTGTGCTTGCTAA
- the epor gene encoding erythropoietin receptor, with translation MIYHHLSRLLALYVIFCAIRADSILQGARDLERKVSMMLKEEPENPKCFAEGRKDFTCFWEEDEERASSVDQYSFTYTYQNENSSRCPLRALPAAGGKKLFICHLNRTQMFVQMDIKVHRGGILIHNRSLLIELLFLLDPPANVTVSRTGQRGQLNVSWVPPPLKYMDDSMMYEVSYATADSHVGQVEVARASSELILRGLQPGTNYKVRVRVKLDGISYNGYWSAWSDPEFMETLPAELDLLIVSLTLVISFIFVGLFLTMLLLSHRRFLVKKIWPAIPTPDSKFQGLFTVYGGNFQEWLGQTNGGLWLTPAFFSSEECPSPLEVLSELSLCPSPPSPPLPPKASRVLTTSRKEDKDVKKVLDERELLERGDSAQTEGWRATPHGHWLMDRLRALHQNPVPCSQSSLLESQDAYVTLNANNRSDDEHLDDILEEALPLEVLFASRKTVLCESHSDLGSVQQSSGSGRLSSQSSFEYPNHVWMPKGPGYTYMAVADSGVSMDYSPMSRVDDIGKVVIYANEYKNEIPAHRRPFLSRQHPVHGDH, from the exons ATGATATACCATCATCTGAGCAGACTGTTGGCACTTTATGTGATATTCTGCGCCATACGAGCAGATTCCATTCTCCAGGGCGCACGAGATTTGGAAAGAAAAG TGTCTATGATGCTGAAAGAGGAGCCAGAAAACCCCAAGTGCTTTGCTGAAGGCAGGAAAGACTTCACATGCTTCtgggaggaagatgaggagagggCCAGCTCTGTGGATCAGTACTCCTTCACATACACCTACCA gaatgaaaacagcagcaggtgtcCACTCAGAGCCCTCCCTGCAGCAGGTGGAAAGAAGCTGTTCATCTGCCATCTGAACCGAACCCAGATGTTTGTCCAAATGGACATAAAGGTTCATCGAGGGGGAATACTGATCCACAATCGCAGCCTTCTCATCGAGCTTCTCT TTCTTCTGGACCCTCCAGCTAACGTGACAGTAAGCAGAACGGGTCAGCGAGGCCAGCTCAATGTCAGCTGGGTGCCTCCCCCTCTCAAGTACATGGACGACAGCATGATGTACGAGGTCAGCTACGCTACGGCGGACAGCCACGTGGGGCAG GTAGAGGTGGCACGAGCAAGCTCGGAGCTGATCCTGAGAGGCCTGCAGCCGGGTACAAACTACAAGGTGCGAGTCCGTGTAAAACTGGACGGGATTAGCTACAATGGCTATTGGAGTGCCTGGAGTGATCCAGAGTTCATGGAAACACTGCCCGCAG AACTCGATCTACTCATCGTGTCCCTGACTCTCGTCATCTCTTTCATCTTCGTTGGACTGTTTCTCACTATGCTCCTCCTGTCACATCGCAG GTTTCTTGTAAAGAAGATTTGGCCGGCTATTCCAACTCCTGACAGCAAGTTCCAAGGCCTTTTTACTGTTTATGGTGGGAATTTTCAG GAGTGGCTGGGACAGACTAACGGAGGCTTATGGCTGACTCCAGCTTTCTTTAGCTCTGAAGAATGCCCCTCTCCTCTGGAAGTCCTGTCAGAGCTCAGCCTTTGTCCCTCACCGCCTTCCCCGCCTCTGCCACCCAAGGCCTCTAGAGTTTTGACCACGAGCAGAAAGGAGGACAAGGATGTAAAGAAAGTGCTCGACGAGAGAGAGCTATTGGAAAGGGGTGATTCAGCTcagacagagggatggagagccACACCGCATGGCCATTGGCTGATGGACCGCTTACGGGCGCTTCATCAGAACCCTGTTCCCTGCTCCCAGTCCTCTCTGCTGGAGTCTCAAGATGCCTACGTCACCCTCAATGCCAACAACCGCAGCGACGATGAACACCTGGATGACATTCTCGAGGAGGCCTTACCCCTTGAGGTGCTTTTTGCCTCCAGAAAGACAGTGCTGTGTGAATCTCACTCCGACCTGggatctgtgcagcagagctcTGGGTCTGGTCGACTTTCATCACAGTCCAGCTTTGAGTACCCAAACCATGTCTGGATGCCCAAAGGCCCTGGGTACACCTACATGGCAGTGGCAGACTCTGGGGTCTCTATGGATTACAGCCCCATGAGCAGAGTAGATGACATTGGAAAAGTGGTTATCTATGCCAATGAGTACAAGAACGAGATCCCTGCTCATAGAAGACCCTTCCTGTCAAGGCAGCACCCTGTCCATGGTGACCACTAA
- the swsap1 gene encoding ATPase SWSAP1 isoform X1, whose amino-acid sequence MTDVLTLVFKTFMSQRNVRKDVKVPPLSPTACSALVVGDQSISRSVLLLAAVTAASEMGMKVIFFTQTQIQSLPVSLQKCVPSLSPQCLKKIKFSYPRTVEELLQQVASLHESTNTSPTPPSLIIVDRLEGYLRGPRDGSHSGFHPGEQSCAAHLSALLCDSAAFLTHLLKQRSSSSAPCRLIASFQSEGDTGQTSHEASATDPILDVLDRYFQVRCTLDRDRSYEAAAAGLQEAWHIYFSETAITEASSTKDHEDRPGVAQEWQLLIFPDGLMEFRLV is encoded by the exons atgacaGACGTTTTAACGCTTGTGTTTAAGACGTTTATGTCACAAAGGAATGTAAGGAAAGACGTTAAGGTCCCTCCTCTATCACCGACAGCATGCAGCGCTCTGGTAGTCGGGGACCAAAGCATCAgccgctctgtgctgctgctggcggcCGTGACCGCTGCCTCAGAGATGGGGATGAAAGTGATTTTCTTCACCCAAACACAAATTCAGAGCCTTCCAGTGTCTCTGCAGAAGTGTGTTCCCAGCCTGAGCCCACAGTGTCTAAAG AAAATCAAGTTTTCCTATCCCAGGacagtggaggagctgctgcaacagGTGGCCAGCCTTCACGAGTCCACCAACACGTCTCCCACACCTCCTTCGCTGATCATAGTCGACAGGCTGGAGGGCTACCTGCGTGGTCCTCGAGATGGCAGCCACAGTGGATTTCACCCAGGAGAGCAGTCCTGTGCTGCACACCTGTCTGCACTGCTGTGCGACAGTGCTGCCTTTCTCACACATCTCCTGAAACAACGCTCCTCGAGCTCGGCCCCCTGCCGTCTCATCGCCTCTTTCCAGTCAGAAGGGGACACTGGACAGACCAGCCACGAGGCCTCCGCCACAGATCCCATCCTTGATGTTCTTGATCGTTATTTCCAGGTACGCTGTACTCTGGACCGAGACAGGAGctatgaggctgcagcagctggactACAGGAGGCGTGGCATATTTACTTTTCTGAGACAGCCATCACAGAGGCCTCTAGTACCAAAGACCATGAGGACAGGCCAGGTGTAGCCCAAGAGTGGCAACTTCTCATTTTCCCTGATGGTTTAATGGAATTCAGGTTGGTGTAA
- the swsap1 gene encoding ATPase SWSAP1 isoform X2: MGMKVIFFTQTQIQSLPVSLQKCVPSLSPQCLKKIKFSYPRTVEELLQQVASLHESTNTSPTPPSLIIVDRLEGYLRGPRDGSHSGFHPGEQSCAAHLSALLCDSAAFLTHLLKQRSSSSAPCRLIASFQSEGDTGQTSHEASATDPILDVLDRYFQVRCTLDRDRSYEAAAAGLQEAWHIYFSETAITEASSTKDHEDRPGVAQEWQLLIFPDGLMEFRLV, from the exons ATGGGGATGAAAGTGATTTTCTTCACCCAAACACAAATTCAGAGCCTTCCAGTGTCTCTGCAGAAGTGTGTTCCCAGCCTGAGCCCACAGTGTCTAAAG AAAATCAAGTTTTCCTATCCCAGGacagtggaggagctgctgcaacagGTGGCCAGCCTTCACGAGTCCACCAACACGTCTCCCACACCTCCTTCGCTGATCATAGTCGACAGGCTGGAGGGCTACCTGCGTGGTCCTCGAGATGGCAGCCACAGTGGATTTCACCCAGGAGAGCAGTCCTGTGCTGCACACCTGTCTGCACTGCTGTGCGACAGTGCTGCCTTTCTCACACATCTCCTGAAACAACGCTCCTCGAGCTCGGCCCCCTGCCGTCTCATCGCCTCTTTCCAGTCAGAAGGGGACACTGGACAGACCAGCCACGAGGCCTCCGCCACAGATCCCATCCTTGATGTTCTTGATCGTTATTTCCAGGTACGCTGTACTCTGGACCGAGACAGGAGctatgaggctgcagcagctggactACAGGAGGCGTGGCATATTTACTTTTCTGAGACAGCCATCACAGAGGCCTCTAGTACCAAAGACCATGAGGACAGGCCAGGTGTAGCCCAAGAGTGGCAACTTCTCATTTTCCCTGATGGTTTAATGGAATTCAGGTTGGTGTAA